CCCGATACGTACAGGAAGCCATTGGGGTGAAAATGTAATGAAAGAAGTATCCAGTGAAAAGATAGGGACATTAAGAGACATAATCCTTGACAGAGCTGATTCCAGAAAGAAAGATCTGGTAGCAGGGGCAAGACAGGAATCCGAAGAATGGCTGCTCAGGGAGACAGAAAAACTTCAGCGTGAAACCAACCTTATCCTTCAGGATGCAAGAAAAAGAGCTGAGGATATCAGACGCAGGCAAATCTTATCTGCAGAGAGAGAAAAATCCACAGAAACACTGAGACTGCAGAACAGGATACTATCTGAAGCGCTTGGAAGGCTTCAGGACAAACTTGTGCATATCAGGGAACGT
This region of Synergistetes bacterium HGW-Synergistetes-1 genomic DNA includes:
- a CDS encoding ATPase gives rise to the protein MKEVSSEKIGTLRDIILDRADSRKKDLVAGARQESEEWLLRETEKLQRETNLILQDARKRAEDIRRRQILSAEREKSTETLRLQNRILSEALGRLQDKLVHIREREDYFEILAGMCIDAINSLRETNGLKLRLSAVDAGLADSVISKVQELMPEAGITFDPETAPILGGCWVSTNDNRRQVNSDWQSLTQEMADTLAERLLPLL